One Saccharomyces kudriavzevii IFO 1802 strain IFO1802 genome assembly, chromosome: 4 genomic region harbors:
- the SSN2 gene encoding Ssn2p (similar to Saccharomyces cerevisiae SSN2 (YDR443C); ancestral locus Anc_5.559), translating into MSSDASTYRLEDVLSSFYRLEKIKKINYHQYISKTQNDQWSIQMEFMLRKQDPKNLVALLSRDLWCFSINDDPIPPPPTIEHRPVNPDKVGSFTADYSKPNLPPHYALFLKALRRKIYVNLALGSHNKLIQFGNACISLSGAPSYLIQLEPHLFVNGDLTVSLCTKNMGLVPMKEDNLEESFLRKHALYLAPSGIRMHLAPASKQGYLIPPPKHTGLLLTTLSVSHGINLQNKKNLKWVAVIPDLGHLNGHTPTIASYLNPLIEAKKLIWPLHLIFAQPVADMENSTSADPSEFHSLQDALDAIDDFIQLKQTAAYRTPGSSGVLSSNIAGTNPLSSEGAYTEQFQHYKNNSIGSQPASYPSVQETNKISPKDFSPNFTGIDKLMLSPNDQFAPAFLNTPNNNINDNELFNDRKQTIVSNDLENSPLKAELEVSGKSLEKINNPISKTERVDGITNKGRLLEQQEQNEDLMSDKSDAMVDKELFGEDEDEDLFGDSNKSNSTNGSNKSISDEITEDMFEMSDEEENNNGKCANNNNRDTHTDLGKDMSFFPPSEEQSIRTMSGTAKKLNGKRKYLDIPIDEMTLPTSPLYMDPGAPLPVETPRDRRKSVFAPLNFNPIIENNVDNKYKSGGKFSFSPLQKEEALNFDVSMADLSSSEEEEEEEDDDGSSDGELKSLNVRDDMKLSDNIGTVTNFHEPQYINYSSMPNLPDSIMKQENFSSANEGNITGNKEGFNSIWKIPQNDIPQTESPLKTVDPSIQTTENNLKSTLEDNSATTNSSEFSSNLVNSETPNLPNDKSGIPEFTPADSNLPMESSSSLPFLLRHMPLASIPDIFITPNPVVTISEKEQDILDLIAEQVVTDYNILGNLGIPEITYKGVRNCQGGLVRTTMLQLFSSFDRLNGNETISKFYNMKQPYVFVKKHHELIKVKHDSQAFTKFLNFRPPNGIKNFKFLLLSSSFKEDSLSFAPTLSQTYINQELGFCELLKLTNEDPPGLMYLKSFDMNKLLLLSAQIVSYCSNSKNSIKSVPPILIILPLDNATLSELVDKANIFQVIRNEVCAKMPDIELFLKVIPMDFIKNALVTVDQYVNVAISIYNMLPPKSIKFTHIAHTLPEKVNFRTVQQQQKQQQQQQQQQQQQQQNNSTGSSSIIFYDSYIHLAYSRSVDKEWVFAALSDSNGQGSMTKTWYVGNARGKFDDACNQIWNMALNLASKKYGKICLILTRLNGILPDDELMNWRRLSGRNIHLAVVCVDDNSKISFIDEDKLYPSFKPIYKDTKFGGHIDMTRLDDYEVRDIDQDIHGVVFQHPFPLAHSQHRCAIRSGALIKFKKCDGDTVWDKFAVNLLNCPHSDSTQLLETILEEFRNLAALNAWYGLSDGTDGHIPWHILAVKKMMNTLVHTRVKIANTTTAANNTAASSSVTILDE; encoded by the coding sequence ATGAGTTCTGACGCCTCCACATATAGACTCGAGGACGTCTTGTCCAGCTTTTACAGATTAGAAAAGATTAAAAAGATTAACTATCATCAGTACATTTCTAAAACACAGAATGATCAATGGTCTATTCAAATGGAATTTATGTTGCGGAAACAGGATCCCAAAAATCTAGTTGCATTGCTCTCGCGTGACCTGTGGTGTTTCAGTATAAATGATGACCCAATACCGCCTCCTCCCACAATAGAACATAGGCCCGTAAACCCTGATAAAGTGGGGTCATTTACTGCTGATTATTCAAAACCAAATTTACCGCCCCATTatgctctttttttgaaagctttacgaagaaaaatttacgTTAATTTAGCATTAGGTTCACACAATAAGCTAATACAGTTTGGAAATGCCTGCATATCGTTAAGCGGAGCACCAAGTTATCTCATACAGTTGGAGCCACATCTTTTTGTCAACGGAGACCTCACAGTATCGTTATGTACTAAAAATATGGGCTTAGTACCGATGAAGGAGGATAATTTAGAAGAATCATTTCTTCGAAAGCATGCACTTTATTTAGCACCATCAGGAATAAGGATGCATTTAGCACCTGCATCGAAGCAAGGTTACCTGATTCCACCGCCAAAGCATACAGGGCTTCTCTTAACGACATTAAGTGTGTCTCATGGCATAAACTTgcaaaataagaaaaacttAAAATGGGTTGCTGTTATTCCTGATTTGGGGCATCTCAATGGCCACACACCCACTATAGCCTCATACTTGAATCCATTGATCGAAGCCAAGAAGCTGATATGGCCTTTGCATTTAATCTTTGCTCAACCAGTAGCTGATATGGAAAATTCTACTTCTGCAGATCCCTCAGAATTCCACAGTTTGCAGGACGCGCTCGATGCTATTGATGATTTCATACAATTAAAACAAACTGCAGCCTATAGAACGCCAGGGAGCTCAGGCGTTTTAAGTAGTAACATAGCAGGTACAAACCCCTTGAGCTCAGAGGGTGCATACACAGaacaatttcaacattACAAGAACAATTCAATCGGCTCGCAGCCCGCTTCCTATCCTTCCGTTCAAGAGACTAACAAAATATCTCCAAAGGACTTTTCTCCCAATTTCACAGGCATTGATAAATTAATGCTTTCGCCCAATGATCAATTTGCTCCAGCTTTTTTGAATACCCCTAATAACAACATTAACGATAATGAATTGTTTAATGATAGAAAACAAACTATAGTATCCAacgatttggaaaatagtCCACTGAAGGCTGAACTGGAGGTGAGCGGGAAATCATTagaaaagataaataaCCCCATAAGCAAGACAGAAAGAGTGGATGGAATTACCAATAAAGGACGCCTGCTggaacaacaagaacagAACGAAGATTTGATGAGTGACAAAAGTGACGCTATGGTAGATAAAGAGTTGTTTGGTGAGGACGAGGACGAAGACTTATTTGGTGATAGTAATAAATCAAACTCCACAAATGGGTCCAACAAAAGCATATCTGACGAGATTACAGAGGACATGTTCGAGATGTCTGACgaagaagagaacaatAATGGCAAATGTGctaacaataataatagagACACACATACCGATCTTGGTAAAGAcatgtcattttttccacCATCTGAAGAACAAAGTATCCGCACAATGAGTGGaacagcaaaaaaattaaatgggaaaaggaaatactTGGATATTCCGATAGATGAAATGACTTTGCCTACAAGTCCATTATACATGGATCCTGGTGCACCTCTTCCCGTAGAAACGCCTCGTGATAGACGTAAAAGTGTTTTCGCACCGTTGAATTTCAACCCAATAATAGAAAACAATGTTGATAACAAGTACAAATCTGGagggaaattttcattcagtCCATtgcaaaaggaagaagcaCTGAATTTCGATGTTTCAATGGCAGATCTTTCCAGctctgaagaagaagaggaagaagaagatgatgatggaaGCAGTGATGGGGAACTCAAATCATTGAATGTACGCGACGATATGAAACTTTCTGATAACATCGGTACTGTTACTAATTTTCATGAGCCCCAATATATTAATTATTCTTCTATGCCGAATTTGCCAGATTCTATCatgaaacaagaaaatttcagtTCAGCAAACGAAGGTAATATCACTGGTAACAAGGAGGGTTTCAATTCTATTTGGAAGATCCCTCAAAACGATATACCGCAAACGGAGTCACCATTAAAGACCGTTGATCCATCTATTCAAACTACAGAAAACAATTTGAAGTCGACCCTTGAAGACAATAGTGCTACCACAAACTCATCAGAGTTTTCGTCCAATTTAGTGAATTCTGAAACACCAAATTTACCAAATGACAAAAGCGGGATTCCTGAGTTTACGCCAGCAGACTCCAACTTACCCATGGAATCATCAAGTAGTTTACCATTCCTGTTGAGACACATGCCGCTAGCATCTATTcctgatatttttattaccCCAAACCCCGTAGTAACGATATCAGAAAAGGAACAGGATATTTTAGATTTAATTGCGGAGCAGGTAGTCACTGATTATAATATTCTAGGAAATCTCGGTATCCCAGAAATTACATACAAGGGAGTGAGAAATTGTCAAGGCGGTCTAGTAAGAACAACAATGTTGCAATTATTTTCGTCCTTTGACAGATTAAATGGGAATGAAACGATCTCCAAATTTTACAATATGAAACAGCCCTATGTCTTTGTGAAGAAACATCACGAATTAATCAAAGTCAAACATGACTCTCAAGCATTTACTAAGTTCCTGAATTTCCGCCCACCAAATGGTATAAAGAACTTCaagtttttgttattgaGTTCTTCCTTCAAGGAAGATAGTCTGTCGTTTGCACCTACCTTATCACAAACTTACATCAACCAGGAGTTAGGGTTTTGCGAGTTGCTCAAATTAACCAATGAAGATCCACCTGGATTAATGTATTTGAAATCATTTGACATGAATAAGTTACTGTTATTATCTGCACAGATTGTTTCATATTGTTCGAATAGCAAGAACTCTATCAAAAGTGTACCACCAATATTGATTATATTGCCCTTAGATAATGCAACGTTGAGTGAGTTAGTAGACAAGGCGAATATTTTCCAAGTGATCCGGAACGAAGTATGCGCCAAGATGCCTGATATTGAGCTATTCTTGAAGGTTATCCCCATGgactttatcaaaaacgCGTTGGTGACGGTGGACCAGTATGTGAACGTAGCTATTTCTATATACAATATGCTACCACCAAAATCCATAAAGTTCACTCACATTGCGCATACGCTACCAGAGAAGGTAAATTTCAGGACCGTgcagcaacagcagaagcaacaacaacaacaacaacaacaacaacaacaacaacaacagaaCAATAGCACGGGGTCATCTTCTATAATATTCTACGACTCATACATCCATCTGGCATATTCCCGTAGTGTAGATAAAGAGTGGGTTTTCGCAGCGCTCTCAGATAGTAATGGGCAAGGAAGTATGACCAAGACATGGTATGTTGGTAATGCCAGAGGCAAATTTGATGACGCGTGTAACCAAATATGGAATATGGCTTTGAACTTAGCCTCCAAGAAATACGGCAAAATATGTCTAATTTTAACGAGGTTGAATGGCATACTACCGGATGACGAATTAATGAATTGGAGAAGACTCTCCGGTAGAAATATACACCTTGCAGTCGTGTGCGTGGATGACAACTCCAAAATCTCATTCATAGACGAGGACAAGTTGTATCCTAGTTTCAAGCCGATCTACAAAGATACTAAGTTTGGTGGACATATCGATATGACCAGATTGGATGACTACGAAGTAAGAGACATTGACCAAGACATACATGGGGTGGTATTCCAGCACCCATTCCCTCTGGCACATTCGCAACATCGCTGTGCCATCAGGAGTGGCGCCCTAATAAAGTTCAAGAAATGCGACGGCGATACTGTTTGGGATAAGTTCGCGGTCAACCTTCTGAACTGTCCACATTCTGACAGCACACAATTACTAGAAACAATCCTGGAAGAGTTCCGCAATCTTGCAGCCCTGAATGCGTGGTACGGCCTCTCTGATGGCACAGATGGTCATATCCCATGGCATATCTTAGccgtgaaaaaaatgatgaacaCGCTTGTGCACACCAGAGTGAAAATCGCCAACACTACCACCGCCGCTAATAACACCGCCGCCTCTTCATCAGTTACCATCTTAGATGAATAA